The DNA window CAATGACACAACAATAAAAATAGCAATATAAAAATTCACAGATCATCATCCGAGTCCCAAATCGGTAGTGGTAGTGTTGAGTCGCCGTTTGGACCATTCAAATATGTCTTGACCTTGCTTAAAGACTTGACCGTGGTACAGAACTTGACCCCCGCTGGCTTAAAAAGAGACGAGAGACTAGATACCGTGGTTGAACCTTTTTTCAAGTTGCAGGCTACGTGGCTGAGAAAAGGGAAGTGGTCTTGGCTTTGGGATTTTCGATCTGCCAAGGCAAACAGCGCCCCCTTAATTAGGCGttgtgtatccatagattCTCTGTAAACCACTAGGGAAACAATCGTGTGGGGGAGAAGTCTGGTCAGCACTTCAGTATCAGTGTTCTGCTCTCTTTGCGAAACCCAGCCGAAAAGTGGTATAGCGTTGATAAAAACGTGTTGAAGAGTAGTGAAGTTCTTGAGGTTGACGTCCGAGGGAATCTTCCCCATGCGATATTGGCGGTTTGTGAGATCGAGGTGCAGTACCCGCAGAGTGCCCTTGTGTCTCTGTAGGATTTCAATGACTTCGGATGGTTGGAAGTGGTTGTCGGGAGGAGTAGGGGGGTTGCCATCATACTACATACTGTTAGCATTATTATTGATACCAGGAAGAGTTCTGGCAGTACTCACAATACAACGGACGGGTTCATCCTCGTATGCTTCAAACTCAAAGGCAGTCAAACCTCCCGTGCAGGCGTTTAGAAGTCCGCGAAGACGGTTAGTAGAGAACAAAGTATCCGTGATTCTTAATGTTTTAAGACACGGCAGCTCTGTACCCCATGATCTAAAGTCTCCTGAATATTGATGGAGGTTTAGAGTTTGGAGAGTTGGAGCAAGTTCGATGAGAGAGTTGGCACCGATTCCAAGATCGAGAGTTGTCAATGGGAGATTGGTGACTCCCAAAGACCGGAGAGAAGACTCAGGAAGCCCACATGTTGGCCATGTGTGATTGCCTTGAAGGCTAACGTATTGCACGCAATGTGTTTGGGCAATTAGCATCGCGATTAGTTCGGAATTTAGCCAACGCCAAGCAGGTGGAGAGGCTTCATCCATTGCCCGTCGTAGACGCCGCTTCTGTTGTTCTGTCAAATCTTGACTGTCGTCGAGATATGAGCTTAGAAAGATGGGATAGACCTCGGGCCAATCCCGAGCTTCACTTGCTGGTATGTTTGACGCTCTCCGTTTCCAAACAGCCGGAAGGTCGATTTTGAGACCCCGAGCCGCTTCCAGAAGGGCAGCTCGATCTCCCTCCTCATTATCGTTGAAAACGAGGGTATTGATGTATACGACTTTGACTTGACGGCTGAGGTCAGGACGACAGGCTAAGGTTCGCATAAATGAGGTAAGCCGACCTCCCCAGTTATAAAGGTCAGACTTCCAAGAATCGTCGTAACCCAAGGCAAATTCGTGGTACAAGATCGGCTGAGCGATATCTCTGAAGCGTCTTGAAGCTAAGCAAACTGCGAAAAGTGTATCCCTGTCGATTGAATACCATGATTTCGCATCAGGCTGCTGCCTTTCCCGATAAGGTTTAGTAGCGCGTAATGGTCGCTCATCCCAGGACTCGTTATAGTAGTCTTGACAATGGAGACAGAAATGGCTGAAAATAATTAGTAGTACATCATTGGGAAGATGAGTTGTTGAAGAAGGTTCCATGGTGTCTTTCTCGTCTTGTCTGACAAGTGTGAAGAGGAGGAGTGAGTTTGTTGGTTGTGAAATTGTCGTGGTGCTGTTGGTTAGTTTGTCACGTGAGACGCAAAGACTACCATGAGTACAAGCCTCGAGCTAACATTGCACTGTTGTTTCGGATGTTTTTATGTGTTATTAAAAGGGTTCAATGTTGAACACTAAATGCAGTACGTGCCAATCAAATCACAAAGTTGATTTCTCCATGCAAAGTCCAATAGAGTGAAGCAAAGGGAAACGTCAAGAAAAGGTTTCATGACCGAGACAGTAAGGAAAAACATTCGATTTCTATATTTTTGGCTCTATAAAGTTGAAATCGATAGTAACTTATTCCTGCCTGCTTTGGAGAATCGAGACTTTGTCTTCCCATTGCAATTTGATGGCTGTCTTCAATATTTCATACTGTTTACCCTGAACCTCAAGACGTGTTGTGCCCACATACCAAATAAACTCACGAAGTCCGCTAGCGCATGTGGAGTCGAGCCACCTTATCCCACTAATCAACAACTCGCAAGGATATAGAGCGGCAATAAAACAATCTTGCTGACATAGCAGGCTGCCCACTTTTCCTAACCTGTTAGAGCTGGAGACGGGTAATTTAAAGACAAATATTTCCCATAGTCAGGCTTACTGGCACCTGCCTTTTTTCCACAGCTTTCATTTAACCATCATTCAAGTCAGGGATTGTATGGTTTCGGACCTTGTCATCATGATCTTGTTAATGTAACGCTCTGTTGGTTGTTGTGCTGTTGGTTGTGTTTTGTCCCACTTCTATATGCAAGTAGGCAAATTAGGTAACGATGTGACAGTTGGACACAGACAGTTTCATCACTTTCATTAATGATTTAAAGGTGAAGATTAAATTCGGACTATAAGTATCTCATAAATTGGGTAGTTTGAGCTTTATACGATGCTATTCCTGCTTGTTGAAGACGGTTCGAGACGTATTGGTCGACCCTTATCTGGGGAACAGACCCGGATCACGAGTTCACTACCCTGGCTGCAACTAGACTACATATGAACTATCACTGCATAACGACAAGGTAGGCATTCCTGGCTCATTTGATTATCATTGACTAGGTTGGCTCGGATACCTGGACTATGGATACATATACCATTGGCATCCACTCCCTGTTGAGAAGTAACAATTTCCCCCTCTCAGATATGTTCACCTCGCAGTTTTAAGTCTGTATTAATAACCAAAACCAAGCCCAAAGAGTAGATAATCCGTTACAGATCTTGCTTGATCGACCGTTGCAATCATTCCCCCCTCCGATGTCGTTTCTCGCGAAACTCGGCCTAATATGTTTTCTGTTCGCGAGCTGGACTTCATGCTTCACCGAGTTCATACGCCCTCCAGAGTGGGACGAAGATCAAGACGCCGACCAGGATATGACGAAAAATAACCGTTACGATGATGGCGAAACCATCCCCATCATCTTTAACTCCAACATAAAAAGAGTCGACCTCTACGTGTATCAAGTCTTAGACACCCCAGGCTCTGGAGAGAGTAAGCGCGGTCTATTGAAAGGTACCAGTACCTCATCCGTACTGTTAGATGTTTTGCTAATCGTGTTGCATAGGCGACAGCGAACCCAATTCTAACGGCTGGAACTGGAAGGCTCAATACGATGCCTCCAACGTGACCAAGAATGGGGAAGATTGCATTTATTGGTTCGAGGTAATTGATACCGAACATCGCGGGACACTGGCGCAATCTCAATACGTAAATGTCAGCGCACCGAAACTAGACGAGACAGAAACTGCCATTGCGTCTACGACATCGACAACTCTCGCCGTTGAGACCACAATAAGCGCGACGGATACGTCACCGAGCGACGAAGCGAGTTCTACATCACCGAGCGATGAAGCGAGTTCCACATCAGAGCCAAGTTCGAAATCTGGATTATCTCAAGGGGAAATTGCTGGCGTTGCAGTTGGCGCCACAATTGGAGCCCTATTAATTCTTGGTGGTATGGGTTGGATGGTCTGGAGAAGGCGGGCGAGAAGGAAGAATGATGCGGCAGTGGCAGAGCTTCCTGGGGATCACAACCAAGACCAGCCTTACTCCGAGAGACCAAAGAGTGAACTACCTGCTGAGCCAGTAGTATTTCCTTTAGAAAGACCTAAAAGTCCTCCTAGAATCTATGAGGCACCGTAATGGAAAGAACAACAGACAGGATCAGTTAATGATATAGTCCATATACGAGCCCGCGTGTATTTTGAATAACAGTTATGGACGGCTGGCGCTACATACGTACGTGTCCATAAATTAGACGTGTATGTtcaatttatttaattactacaAGGATATCAAGAAACCGACGTGATCAGATCCCCATCATCCCTGAGCTCCCTCGATACTTTTCCATTTACGTCCATTGCCTTTTCCAACAATGACATAAAGGCTAACTATATTCATTAAAGGAATACCATTGGTTGCAATGGTAACTAGTTACTATCTATATGGCATGCCATATTTACTATCGATTCATCAAGGTTCAGCTCCAGTTTTGACTTCTCTGATAACCCCGTCTTGATAAAGAGCTTCCACGATATcaagaataataaagtcACACCCCCGACCAGCCATGATATTAACAGATACAGGAGTTGTCTGGTTCTGAAGTGTCACGTTAGAAAAGCTCCCCATATCAAACGCACCCAACGTGATGGCGTAGTCTGGAATCCCCGCTACCGAGGCTAATCGGTTCGGAGGTGTGGGAAAGTCTGCTGCAGTATCGTTCAAGGATGATCCGGACGTAGTTGACTCCTCGCAGGGTTCTTCCGACCCAAGAGTTGAGTTGCACTTGACAGTTGTGTTAAGTCGAGCAATTATAGCCTTTTGGTCAACATTCTCAAGGAGGAGTTCTCGAATGTAGGGGTTGCCGAAGCTACTTTGTTAGCTTGTGTTATCTCTATAGGGCGATAGATACTCACTTTTCTGAAACAGTCCAATACAGAATGCGAATATCGACCTATGGTATTTCCCTTCTCGCCCACTGTCCTGAGTAGTCGCTGCTTTAACCTGAGCACAACCTGAGCGCGTCCTGAGCCCCGGCCAAGCCGACGAATGAACGGAGACCAGACAGGGCTGACGTTTCGGATGGGTCAGCCTCCATCTTCTCCGCCTGCATTATCTCCGCCCCCACCTACGTCTACGACTGCGCCATGTTCCCCTCCAGTCTTTCGGCGAGACTTTCCCGATTTCATGCGCTTGTTATAGTTATGCAGACCCGCCAAGCCATCAGTCTGTTTAGCCCGCCAGTTCCGCAACTTTTCATATTCTTTTATCCGGACACTCAGCGGAAAATGAGCCCATTCAGAAACATAGTAATGAAAGTATAACTTATGCTCGAACCGGTGACTGAAAGGCTGAGGCCGTACGATTCCCCCTAGCTTAATTCGATCAATGTACTTGTTCGACCCTTTAGCCATAGTCCAAGAGAGACCATCTCACACCGAGCCATCGCAGAAGCACCTGTCAAGAGCGTGTATTGAGCCACGAGCAAGCTCCGGCGGTTTTCACGCCATTCAGAATCTGACATGACACCCTGATCCGATGTATCGGAGTGACTAATCTTCTAATCAGCACGCGGTTTTTGGGGGCTTGCTTTCGAGGGATAAAAAGCCCGGTCTCTCGATAGTTGAAGCGATATCAGTGAGAATGAGTCAAAAGGAAATGCCCAAACATGTTCTGATATGTTGCAACGCCCACAATTGTGAGGAGGAGTTGGGCAAAACCCCTCGGTGCAATCCCAGGGAAAAAGGTCTTGATATCGATATAAGAAGCCTTCAAAATTACCCCAGTCATCTTTCAGTTACTTGTGACCCTGTTTCCAGGGTCCGTTTCAACTTGAGACTTTTGAAAAGGTTACGGGCCATGGTTCTGTAAAGTAGAGAGGAAAAGCAACGATGAAATAGTATCAAAGGATGAAAGATCCAAGGAAATTGATTATTTATGGTGTGAAGTCACTAGCTATTTAATGGCaatggagaaagaaaatagagaataaagaagagAAGTAACTGAGCAGTATACTGTCGAAAATGGGCGAACCGTGTTTTGTTTCATTTGTACAAAGGCACATTTCGCCCGAacaccttatgcataaccgGGGCGGCCAAGGAAAGTGGCGGTCTcatcagctcagctcagcgGCACATCACTACTGGTTTGGAATGAATATTGGGAAATTCATCTCGCGTGATTGGGTCAAGCATGTTCGTTCCAGCCAATATATTCAACGCACGTTGACTGCGCAGCTGTTTTTGAAGACTCGGCGGCTAATACGAGATTTGCCCAGCTTTTGTGAGCTCAAGTCTAACTGTTACTGGCtgtttttgtctttgttatTTTTCTTGAATGCAGAAATCAGGAATGTTGACTTCCCCAGAACCGCCAAGGATGGGAGGCCACTGATATCAATTTGAATTGGTTTTAAATGTATGAGGTATTTCGTATCTGACTCTTGGTCTTACTTCTTAATCTTGGCTGGGGAATAGTGTAAGCCGCCAAGTTAAAGGTGCGGGGATCAGGTGCGCTGGATGGCTCTTTCAATCACCTTCTAGGTAACGGAATATCGTGcgtctttaaagtatatatattgcAGAGTATACGCTGATCTAATTAGACTATCATACCCAACAACAGGTGTTTACAGCTTCCCTAACAGTGCCTTTACCTTGAGACATCAATATGCAAACTCTAAGCTGCATTGCGTTTATCCTTTGTCTGGTGGCCCTTGTCTCAGCCATTCCTTATTCTTCTGCTCCGTCCATCATCAAGCGCGGAGAGGAAGAAATACACATTTTTAAACGGGACGCTGCTATGACTCCTGAAGACCTCGTCCTCGCCGAGAATCATGGGGTAAATGCTACTGAAAGTACGTATTCCACGCCCGTTACCTCGAGATATCAAAGTCTGATACAATTCAAGTGTTCAGGCACTCCGTGATCAAACGGCGTGGCGAGGAAGACGTAACTATCTGGGTCGACAACAGCTTTGAAGAAACACTTGGACCCGAGGACAATCCAGCGACACCAAAACGTGCCATTAAAATCATCGACAATTATACCAAGTCGGGTGGTTGGAATGAAGAAAGATGCACAGGTCACATCTACAGGGATAACACAGGCCCCAACGCCCCCTGCACCGGCGGCCTAAAGCAACTGAGAACCTGGGTAAGTACAAATATCAACCCTTACAGTTCGTTGCCAACACATTTTTTAGGCCGCACAGAATGGTGGCTTCTTCAGCTTTTATGAAACAGGTAAACCATGGCGCACGCTTGTGGCAGCAGGGACCAATACCGGCTGCAACGGCCGTATCCGGATGCAAAAGAAGTCTTCTTGGGGAACAAACAACCTAGGTGTCGGAAATGCGGACATTTACTATATCGTGGATGGCAGCTTAAAGCGGTTTGGGAGGTGGTACAGTGGGAGAGAACGAATGCGGTCTCATGGGGAAACATTCTGTGGAATAGGCCATAATGGGGGTATAAATTGGCAGGTCACAGACTGGGCTAACAGAGTCTGAGTTTTCGTTGCTCCAGAGCTCCAATGACCACTTACTCACTGAAAATGGAAGTAACATCTCTTTAATGACGGATATACAAGTTGGTCATACAATTGTAATAGAAGATGGCAAATCTAGCCTTACATAAGCTCACATAAACTCAACCCGGCGCCCTGGGCCCTTTACGGGACCTGACCGGCGTTAAACAatacaaacaaacaaacataaATAAACTAAACTAGAGTTCTTGTCTATTGTAGACATACTCTTGCCCATGGATGTTATCCTCATGCGTCGCACCACCAGGATGTCCCTCAGTCACAATGTGCGCATCCTTGTAGTCGTAAAAGCGTGACATCTTGGAACGATCGGCATAAAAGTCAGCCTTTCCAACTCCAAGAGAAACCTTGAGCGATGGAAGTTCGCTAGCAATGTCGATGTCCTTGCCCATTGAAGTCACGCGCCAGTGTAGGTTGTCCCTCAAGAAGGGAATGACATTCTCAGGATCCATTCCACCCAGTACCGTGACGCCATCCTCCCTGGAAGGCGTATGGACCAGCTGGTTCTTGAATCGGGTGATAAGAGCGTTGGTAAGAATAACACGTCCAGTGGATTGAACCTTTTCGGCCTGCTGTTTCCGGCAGTTGTCACAGCCACGAGTATCTTCCGGAGGTACTTCGGATGAGAAGTTGACTACTTGGCCAACGAGAGAATCGACCTCCTGGAAGATGTAAGGAGCTTGAGATGGAACCTTGCCAATAAATATATCGATCCTATATCCTCTGCCGTTGAGTGCGAATCTAAGCTTGTTAGTTGACATGTTGACGTTGGCTTGACATAGACTTACTTCTCATAAACAATGTCAACAACGTAATCGTCGACTCCGATCAGATCGACTGGGTCTGCCTCGTAATCTTTGAAGCTCATGAGTCCAACACCAGTGTTCTGGCCAGGATCATCTGATATGAAAGCTTTCTGAGCGGCATTCCAAGATGAGCCATAATCCAGAAGTAGACTCTCGCGCAACTGAGCAAGGTGAGCCGTCTTATCATATGATCCGTCTGAACCTTTGTGGAGCCATCTTTCCAGACCCTTGTAGGTGTAACCTAATTTGGTCACTTCACGAACATCGTTCGAGGTGAAATACTTTCCATCACTGTTGTGGAAGGGCCGGAGATTATCAGTAGCCCTGCCGGGATGGGCAAATTCAAGGAAGAAGTTTCCCTGCTCCTTGTTGCGTACGTCTTCATCCACAAACCATTGATCGTCATGGAGAATTTGCCAAATGGCGATAAGACGGTCGACGTTGCTATATGAAGTTAGGACTACTTCTTTCACCAGCTTATGTGATTGCTTACCAATGATGGAGCCAAAAGACGGGGTCGAATGCAGCGAGGGGAACGTGCGACATGTGGCCCAAAAGAACATTTTCCTCCGCGTCAGGGTCAGTCCTGTCGCCACCACACCATCCATGTAAATTGTCGTGAATGTTCTCTGCCGAGTCGAATGCATAGTCCTTGGTATTTCCCCCGTTCTTCTTCGGTCCTGCACCTGGCTTGCGCTTGGTTGCAAAATCCTCGAACTTCTCAATTGTGAGGACACGATAAAATGCATCTCGCAAGCTTGCTGTCAGGTTACCCTTCCTGCCCTCTTCGGTATTGTTCTTAGGATCCCATCGATAATCCCGGAGGCTGTCGACGATGAAATTGTTGTTCTGCTTGCCGTCAATCCACTCTTGGTTGATGCCAGTACCTTGAGCCCATCGGCTTGTAGCGACACATCTATCGAACTATCACGTGTTAAAAGCTAGACTTGGTAAATTTCATGTCATACGTACCGGTATAGAGTAGGCTCCAGACTTACTGGGTGTGATTCTCAGATCGAGGAGCGGATCTTTGTTACCGAGACTGTCATCACCCATAGCTTTCATTCCAGGCATAGTGAATTGATAGAATGCATTCTCGACCTCTCCAAATCCAAGGCCACTGGGGAGTCTGACAGAGACCTTTTGGGTTTGGATGACAAGCGGCACGTTGTAGTCTCGCTTGCCTTCTGGGTTGTTAGAGTCTGGTTTCTTCGCCGCCCAGTCCCAGTAGGGGAATCTCCATGACTTGGCAGCTTCGAGGAGTTCTTTACGCTCCTTCTCATCAGTAAAACTCTCAGCTTCAACCTTCATGAGCTCGTAGATGACTTGCTATTCGAGGTCAGAAAGTAAGATGGCGGAGAGAAGCGAATAGTACATACCTCCCAAAGTAACATGTATGGACGGTGCCAGGTGGTGAAGAGAATACTGTTGTGTGTACAGTATCCGTACCCTGCAGTCTTTCCCTCTTGAGGCGGCTCGTCCCATGCAATGTAAGGCTTTCCATGAATACCTAGAATCAAGGTTAACCCCATTTATTTCCTCCAAGAATCAACTATACTAACCAGCAAGCTGGAACCACGACAGCTTTTCATGCGGAGACATCTGAGAAAGATTCCAGAAGGCAGGAAAGAATAAAGCACGTTGGTTTATATGGACAAGCTCCTTGGAGAGAAACCAATCGTCAATGTCCATACGAACTGGAACTTCTCGAAGTTGAGCGTTGACGTCAGGATCTAGGCCATCTTGGATCCCAACAATGGGGTAGAAGTCTGATTGAGTAGACATGGTCGTGAAATGATTGATTCGAGATTGCAGTGGAGGTAACTCGATTGCTGAAGTTGCGAATACCAAAGCGAGGTGGATATGAATGTCGTTTATATAGAAGATCTCGGGCTCTTTCGACAAAGTTCAACTACTCTGGCCAACCTTCCAAGACTTCAATAGACTCAACAATTCACAGCTGAACTGAAACTCGTCTGAATCCATAGCGAATAAGCAAACTGTTCGAAGCGCTATTACGCCATAGACTCCTCGATGCTATGTGATAATAGTGTATCACAGCCGCTCTATGGCACCAGCACATCAAGAAAATCCATCCCAGACTGAGACACAGAAAATGTTGAGAGGTAGATTGTTTCTGTTCATTCTGATGAAGCGTCTGATTGGCCAATAAAGTATAGAGCTAGTAAACGTCACATGCCTGTTACTTTCAGCTGCAACGCTTCAAGCCACATGCTTTGATACCGCATTTACCTAGGGCTGACTGGTCAGAATACTAATCTTGTCTTGCTTTCAGTCAGCTACATTTTCAAGACGCTATTCGCTTGATGACAGATGAAACGCCAAATACAACGAGGACTGCGTGCCTTGGCTGACCCCGCTGACCTGCCACGGATATACTCAAAGTATCGAGCTATTGAGATGGGCCAGGAAGGTCGATATTACTAGCCAAAAAAAGATAAGAGTTCACGAGGTACCAAAATCCAAAGACAAAGTAATGCGAGTATTGCTTCGGTAAGAATCCATTGAGTAACTCGGGACTTGATAACGGAAAGATCAGATGGAAAATCGCAGACGAATGCAACGATTTCACGACTGTAAAATGATTAGCCTTCATCAACGAAAAACATCACAACGtgccttaattaattagagaATGCAGTTCGCGTCCGCCTGCATATTGGCTGATAGTGCCAAAACTACAATGATCTATGCAAGGAATGGACAGTTGTGGATTGCTGTTGCGAAACGCAGTGCATACCCTATACACGAAAGGGCTTGCGGATTCTGACAGGTCAATCGACTACCATATTAACTAACGACATTCGGCAGCGTAAAAAAATATTAGCCACGTAGAAGCTAAGTTCCTACTGGCTTAGCTAGAGGTATCGCCTCTAAGTCAGCAGTATCCATAATTTTCAAGCCTAATTAGATAGCTACATGATCGGAGTCGATAAGGATTACTCGAAAACCACGCTACCGAATTTCGTTAGTTGATACGATACATGTGGTTGATGGACCCCGAATTACTAACCTGGGCCCTGACAGTGGTGTTGAACGACATAGTAGAACGGTTCTTCATTGACTTGAGCTCAATACAGATCATCTCGGCTCCCGAAACTGATACGAACTCTACGCGACGCGGGTGTCCCAGCAGAAACCGTTTCATCAGAAGCTGGTGGGAATCTTGGTCCAGGAACAGATACTACCGTAAATTTCCACCAAGTTCAACACCTGAGGCGCACAGCTACAGCAGCGGGGTATGGGTAAGGGGACTTAGCTCTCTTGCGCTTTTCCGCAGGCTTGAACTGATTAAGAACAGGGGCACTCTTCTTTATTTTCCAGcctaaatactatatagaaAGGATCGACAGGGCATGTTCATGTGCGTTAGCTGCTGCGCTGAAGGTGTCGAACTTAGTGGAAATGCATGGCATATCTACAACACTCGCACCCTTTCAGTGGGC is part of the Fusarium poae strain DAOMC 252244 chromosome 4, whole genome shotgun sequence genome and encodes:
- a CDS encoding hypothetical protein (SECRETED:SignalP(1-19)) is translated as MQTLSCIAFILCLVALVSAIPYSSAPSIIKRGEEEIHIFKRDAAMTPEDLVLAENHGVNATEMFRHSVIKRRGEEDVTIWVDNSFEETLGPEDNPATPKRAIKIIDNYTKSGGWNEERCTGHIYRDNTGPNAPCTGGLKQLRTWAAQNGGFFSFYETVTSL
- a CDS encoding hypothetical protein (SECRETED:SignalP(1-22)~TransMembrane:1 (n7-17c22/23o199-222i)), whose amino-acid sequence is MSFLAKLGLICFLFASWTSCFTEFIRPPEWDEDQDADQDMTKNNRYDDGETIPIIFNSNIKRVDLYVYQVLDTPGSGESKRGLLKGDSEPNSNGWNWKAQYDASNVTKNGEDCIYWFEVIDTEHRGTLAQSQYVNVSAPKLDETETAIASTTSTTLAVETTISATDTSPSDEASSTSPSDEASSTSEPSSKSGLSQGEIAGVAVGATIGALLILGGMGWMVWRRRARRKNDAAVAELPGDHNQDQPYSERPKSELPAEPVVFPLERPKSPPRIYEAP